A part of Blastocatellia bacterium genomic DNA contains:
- a CDS encoding glycosyltransferase family 9 protein gives MYYNFEYWLEHAIEKSLRIYSAIFLRKPPQPNPSEIKKILICAYHGLGNFILYTPTIAALKKHFPDAEFHLQTGNNTGCEYVLEGAGYFTKNYDISNRQSWSDWIKHILKVRHSNYDMIISEFHSNSYFLALMVSFSRAKYRVGHVRSPGWPDRYGFIYNVGVKMEEAQHEVDRYFALAQALGVDEKLLNQPPFMYIADSDQAIARQFLTSRQIKPNSLIIGIQMGTSPTMRWKQWQPARYRELVIKLTSRFPKAFLLMLGAKNEVAMIKEALEGLSGNIIIAAGETNIPQAASLIDQCDLLVCNDSGLMHIAVAMQTPVVAIYGPTDYRRTAPLGKLHVMIRKELPCSPCFKLTGDSQVTTCPHHDCLNTIEVAEVFDMVVKKVTELGKA, from the coding sequence ATGTATTACAATTTTGAATATTGGCTAGAACATGCAATAGAAAAATCCTTACGCATTTATAGTGCTATTTTTTTAAGAAAACCTCCTCAACCAAACCCATCAGAAATTAAAAAAATCCTTATTTGTGCTTATCATGGCTTAGGTAATTTTATTTTATATACTCCAACAATTGCCGCGCTAAAAAAACATTTTCCTGATGCTGAATTTCACCTCCAAACAGGCAATAACACAGGTTGTGAGTATGTTTTAGAAGGTGCAGGATATTTTACAAAAAACTATGATATTTCTAATCGTCAAAGCTGGTCGGACTGGATTAAGCATATTCTCAAAGTTCGACATAGCAACTATGACATGATTATTAGTGAATTTCATAGTAATTCATATTTCTTAGCTTTAATGGTAAGTTTTAGCCGTGCTAAATACCGAGTTGGGCATGTTCGTAGTCCGGGTTGGCCGGATCGTTACGGGTTTATCTACAATGTAGGCGTAAAAATGGAGGAAGCCCAACATGAAGTTGATCGCTATTTTGCTCTTGCTCAGGCTTTAGGCGTAGATGAAAAATTACTTAATCAACCTCCTTTTATGTATATTGCTGATAGCGATCAAGCTATTGCCCGGCAATTTTTGACAAGCCGACAAATTAAACCTAACTCTTTAATAATTGGGATTCAAATGGGAACATCTCCAACAATGCGTTGGAAACAATGGCAACCTGCACGCTATCGAGAGTTAGTTATTAAGCTAACTAGCCGATTTCCAAAAGCTTTTTTATTAATGCTAGGGGCCAAAAATGAAGTAGCAATGATTAAGGAAGCTTTAGAAGGTTTATCAGGAAATATTATTATTGCCGCAGGTGAAACAAACATCCCTCAAGCCGCTTCTTTAATTGACCAATGTGATTTGCTAGTTTGTAACGATAGTGGACTAATGCACATAGCCGTAGCGATGCAAACACCTGTTGTTGCTATTTATGGGCCAACTGATTATCGCCGGACTGCTCCATTAGGTAAACTTCATGTAATGATTAGAAAAGAATTGCCTTGTAGCCCATGTTTTAAGCTAACAGGTGATAGCCAAGTAACTACTTGTCCTCATCACGATTGCCTTAACACTATTGAAGTTGCCGAAGTTTTTGATATGGTAGTAAAAAAAGTAACTGAGCTAGGAAAAGCATAA
- a CDS encoding Bax inhibitor-1/YccA family protein yields the protein MGGFFQEQDQKQNSWGGANNWEVASKPTAATAPLAERVGFIRKVYGLFFAGILFAMVGVGIGFSFPPIMIAIIEHRWISLFVLIGAVIGTQAVRLVKGINLLALFGFTTLMGIFLSPLLAILAINNPASIVQSGVLTLGIFGGLTVYAFVSKKDFSFMKGMLTVGLTVVVLSVVLNIFLASSAFSFGIAVASLLLFSGYVLYDTQQILHRYPTNEYVAGALDLFLDVYNIFVALLRILNAGRN from the coding sequence ATGGGCGGTTTCTTTCAAGAACAAGACCAAAAACAAAATTCTTGGGGTGGTGCAAATAATTGGGAAGTAGCTAGCAAACCTACTGCTGCAACAGCACCCCTAGCAGAAAGAGTAGGTTTTATTCGTAAGGTATATGGACTATTTTTTGCTGGAATTTTATTTGCAATGGTAGGCGTTGGAATAGGATTTTCTTTTCCTCCAATAATGATCGCAATTATTGAACATCGTTGGATTTCATTGTTTGTCTTAATTGGTGCTGTAATTGGGACACAAGCTGTTAGGCTAGTAAAAGGTATTAATCTATTAGCTTTATTTGGCTTTACTACTTTAATGGGAATATTCCTTTCTCCACTTCTAGCAATTCTAGCTATTAATAATCCAGCATCCATTGTTCAATCTGGAGTTTTAACCCTAGGCATTTTTGGTGGGCTAACAGTTTACGCGTTTGTATCTAAAAAAGACTTTAGCTTTATGAAGGGAATGCTTACAGTAGGTTTAACCGTTGTGGTTTTATCAGTTGTGCTAAATATTTTTCTAGCTTCTAGTGCTTTTTCTTTTGGTATTGCTGTTGCGTCATTACTACTATTTTCTGGTTATGTTTTATATGACACGCAACAAATACTACACCGCTACCCAACTAATGAATATGTTGCAGGTGCTTTAGATTTATTTTTAGATGTCTACAATATTTTTGTTGCATTGCTTAGAATTCTTAATGCTGGAAGAAATTAA
- the cas6 gene encoding CRISPR system precrRNA processing endoribonuclease RAMP protein Cas6, producing the protein MILDSFASLEILTVAFELRVCQPVSLPSFLGTTLRGAFGQSLKLVACRLGIANCSNYCTYEDFCPYDYLFETASKSAAKRLQKQADTPNPYIVVPPPLQGTETLKKFVEGDKLVFGIKLIGKACYYLPYIINSVKDMCKTGLTVKRIPFKSLIESRLTSFNDPKELKIELLTPLRLRTGRDFYVGMNDENQLTFELLIKNLIRRFSLLEQFHGDELSLKETELFDKLLKEASSVTLTNDNTYWFDTERYSNRQKARLRIGGLMGSISFRGENLRKFLPVLLLGEHLNIGTSTAFGLGQLKISV; encoded by the coding sequence ATGATACTAGATAGTTTTGCTAGTTTAGAAATTTTAACTGTAGCCTTTGAACTTAGAGTTTGTCAGCCAGTTTCTTTACCTAGTTTCCTTGGAACAACTTTACGAGGTGCTTTTGGGCAGTCCCTAAAACTAGTTGCTTGTAGATTAGGAATTGCAAATTGTTCTAATTATTGTACTTATGAAGATTTTTGCCCCTATGATTATCTTTTTGAAACAGCCTCTAAATCTGCTGCTAAACGTTTGCAAAAACAAGCGGATACACCAAATCCTTATATAGTAGTCCCACCTCCGCTTCAGGGAACTGAAACACTTAAAAAGTTTGTTGAAGGGGATAAACTGGTTTTTGGAATAAAATTAATAGGAAAAGCCTGTTATTATCTGCCATATATTATTAATAGCGTTAAAGATATGTGCAAAACGGGTTTAACTGTTAAACGAATACCTTTTAAAAGCTTAATTGAAAGCCGTTTAACAAGTTTTAATGATCCTAAAGAGCTTAAAATAGAGCTTTTAACACCTTTAAGGCTTCGTACTGGCAGAGATTTTTATGTTGGCATGAATGATGAAAACCAATTAACTTTTGAACTACTTATAAAAAACTTGATTCGTAGATTTTCTTTATTAGAACAATTTCATGGCGACGAGTTAAGTCTGAAAGAAACAGAGTTGTTTGACAAACTTTTAAAAGAAGCATCTAGTGTAACTCTAACAAATGACAATACTTATTGGTTTGATACAGAACGATATTCTAATCGTCAAAAGGCTAGATTAAGAATTGGTGGTTTGATGGGCAGTATAAGTTTTAGAGGTGAAAATTTAAGAAAATTTCTTCCTGTTTTACTTCTTGGAGAACACTTAAATATAGGAACATCCACGGCATTTGGCCTAGGACAACTAAAAATATCTGTTTAA